A window of Rubricoccus marinus contains these coding sequences:
- a CDS encoding SusD/RagB family nutrient-binding outer membrane lipoprotein, with protein MLHDVEKAQPAFVIEWLGTYSELKMIEAEAALRGGQSGRAYEAYLEAIRSHMAKLGVSSDDAEAYISDTSVGVGAGALSREDIVREKYKIMFLNPEAWVDARRFDYQYAGFTLPANSDLPEFIRRLDYPDTEYTRNGSNIPASSLTGRIWWDR; from the coding sequence TTGTTGCACGACGTGGAGAAAGCGCAGCCCGCGTTCGTCATTGAGTGGCTGGGTACCTACTCGGAGTTGAAGATGATCGAGGCGGAGGCCGCACTCCGTGGAGGGCAGTCCGGCCGTGCCTACGAGGCCTATCTGGAGGCTATTCGTTCTCACATGGCGAAGCTGGGCGTCAGCTCAGACGACGCGGAGGCCTACATCTCGGACACCTCCGTTGGCGTCGGGGCCGGCGCGCTCTCCCGGGAAGACATCGTCCGCGAGAAGTACAAGATCATGTTCCTCAATCCTGAAGCGTGGGTGGACGCCCGCCGGTTTGACTACCAGTACGCGGGGTTCACCCTGCCGGCGAACAGCGACCTCCCCGAGTTCATCCGCCGCCTGGATTACCCGGACACGGAGTACACGCGCAACGGGAGCAACATCCCCGCGTCATCCCTTACGGGTAGGATCTGGTGGGACCGCTAG
- the trxA gene encoding thioredoxin — protein MAHAVTDATFESDVLNSDQPVLVDFWATWCGPCRTIAPTIEELATEYDGRAKVVKLDVDNNPLVAQQFSIRSIPSLLFFKDGKPVDQMVGVVPKKTLADKLDSLVGQAA, from the coding sequence ATGGCCCACGCAGTCACCGACGCCACCTTCGAATCCGACGTTCTCAATAGCGACCAGCCCGTCCTCGTGGACTTCTGGGCGACGTGGTGCGGCCCGTGCCGGACCATCGCGCCGACCATCGAAGAGCTCGCGACCGAGTATGACGGCCGCGCCAAGGTGGTCAAGCTGGACGTCGACAACAACCCGCTCGTGGCCCAGCAGTTCAGCATCCGCTCCATCCCGAGCCTGCTGTTCTTCAAGGACGGCAAGCCCGTCGACCAGATGGTTGGCGTCGTGCCGAAGAAGACCCTCGCCGACAAGCTCGACAGCCTCGTTGGCCAGGCAGCCTAG
- a CDS encoding T9SS type A sorting domain-containing protein, which produces MRIVTRLLFLLPLAWAASPEAAAQFANPADPCPVGTAEVRLRGAEVEAALFTNGNLFFGNQTTNGDGYLVPLGQTGPRGFALSPNFAANLWVGGIVGGEVRSAGSRYTNFEMRPGLTGPNGVPPTPEACAEADRIWVVSRQDVVDYLAGGAPTADLAEWPVALGAPVLDGDGIEGNYDLASGDQPAIRGDVMAFWAMTDTVAERFAFSGEQEFPLGIDVTVEAFAFRQSLFGQHTFYRFTLTNRNAVPIDSAYVGLFNDYDLGDAGDDFLGTDADTQMLFVYNSQPNDDAYGVPPAFGTVVASGPVGLPNGRDDDGDGEADEDGERIGLTATSFFYGGTSASTTGDPVRNLQYYRYLKGLWADGSPKRANGSGYQQATRFPITPFAFPADPVTESYWSEVNVDGTGTRNPSGDRRGVASTGPFRLAPGASESVMFAYAFGQGEDRFSSVRVLRGQARGVLAAQASGAFEPERIGVIPPPLPLSVGRPRPNPFSGSTTVEVRGAAPEARLTVAVYDVLGRLVRAPEAVEGARGSVEVGAGLAAGVYVVRVEGAGFGETFTIVKTR; this is translated from the coding sequence ATGCGCATTGTCACTCGTCTCCTGTTCCTGCTGCCTCTGGCGTGGGCCGCGTCGCCAGAGGCGGCGGCGCAGTTCGCGAACCCAGCGGACCCGTGCCCGGTCGGCACCGCCGAGGTGCGACTCCGCGGCGCCGAGGTGGAGGCCGCGCTGTTCACCAACGGAAACCTCTTCTTCGGCAACCAGACCACCAACGGCGACGGGTACCTCGTGCCGCTCGGACAGACCGGACCGCGCGGGTTCGCTCTTTCCCCCAATTTTGCAGCCAACCTCTGGGTCGGCGGAATCGTTGGCGGCGAGGTTCGGAGCGCGGGGTCGCGCTACACCAACTTCGAGATGCGCCCTGGACTCACAGGCCCTAATGGCGTCCCACCGACGCCAGAGGCCTGCGCCGAGGCCGACCGCATCTGGGTCGTCTCGCGGCAGGACGTGGTGGACTACCTCGCAGGCGGCGCGCCCACAGCGGACCTCGCGGAATGGCCGGTCGCCCTCGGCGCACCCGTCCTCGATGGTGACGGCATCGAGGGCAACTACGACCTAGCCTCTGGCGACCAACCCGCCATCCGCGGCGACGTCATGGCCTTCTGGGCTATGACAGACACGGTGGCGGAGCGCTTCGCCTTTTCCGGAGAGCAAGAGTTCCCTCTCGGCATTGACGTGACTGTGGAGGCCTTCGCGTTCCGCCAGAGCCTCTTCGGGCAGCACACCTTCTACCGGTTCACGCTCACCAACCGCAACGCCGTGCCCATCGACAGCGCGTACGTGGGGCTGTTCAACGATTACGATCTCGGCGACGCAGGTGACGACTTCCTCGGCACGGACGCTGACACGCAGATGCTGTTCGTGTACAACTCCCAACCCAACGACGACGCGTACGGCGTCCCCCCAGCCTTCGGGACCGTGGTCGCCAGCGGCCCGGTGGGGTTGCCGAACGGGCGCGACGACGACGGAGACGGAGAAGCCGATGAGGACGGCGAGCGGATCGGTTTGACGGCTACCTCCTTCTTCTACGGAGGCACTTCGGCCTCAACGACGGGAGATCCGGTCCGGAACCTCCAGTACTACCGATACCTCAAGGGGCTGTGGGCGGACGGCTCTCCGAAGCGCGCCAACGGCAGCGGGTACCAGCAAGCCACGCGCTTCCCGATCACGCCGTTCGCCTTCCCCGCCGATCCCGTCACGGAAAGCTACTGGAGCGAGGTCAACGTTGACGGCACCGGGACGCGGAACCCGTCAGGGGACCGCCGCGGCGTGGCCAGCACCGGCCCGTTCCGGCTCGCCCCTGGCGCCTCGGAGTCTGTCATGTTCGCCTACGCCTTCGGGCAGGGCGAGGACCGGTTCTCCTCCGTCCGCGTGCTCCGTGGGCAGGCTCGCGGCGTGCTCGCCGCCCAGGCCTCTGGCGCGTTCGAGCCCGAGCGCATCGGCGTGATCCCGCCGCCGCTCCCGCTGTCGGTGGGTCGCCCGCGCCCGAACCCGTTCTCCGGCTCCACCACCGTCGAGGTCCGCGGCGCCGCGCCAGAGGCCCGGCTCACCGTCGCGGTCTACGACGTGCTCGGCCGGCTCGTCCGCGCGCCAGAGGCCGTCGAGGGCGCCCGCGGCAGCGTCGAGGTCGGCGCGGGGCTGGCCGCTGGCGTGTACGTCGTGCGCGTGGAAGGGGCAGGGTTCGGCGAGACGTTTACCATCGTCAAAACGAGGTAG
- a CDS encoding DUF2310 family Zn-ribbon-containing protein, translated as MVATRIDFGALAPADPEREQQVDAARGYLAMLWKNGSSSQTQMFSVEQGRLLAYVELSREEAVDKQYASEWLLNELESVQEAFGAVPSWKILDDEPERFSEANWEGAGALILFTTALDTGSPLRRGDDGDSVAVFRLPVDQQARQDLQHWRAEYSAIDDVWLGCGDLEIPSYKQLVQPTSSLIDAGRTLARTVEGETTLPTYVYLMRYWGRRSEEEGRLCPSCGQEWFVGESDETWLGSFAFRCDLCRLISDLPSTTEDERHARLGE; from the coding sequence ATGGTTGCCACTCGAATCGATTTTGGTGCACTCGCCCCTGCTGACCCGGAGCGAGAGCAGCAGGTTGACGCCGCTAGAGGCTACCTCGCCATGCTGTGGAAGAATGGTTCGTCTTCTCAGACCCAGATGTTTTCCGTGGAGCAGGGCCGGTTACTCGCGTACGTGGAGTTGTCTCGCGAAGAGGCTGTTGACAAGCAGTACGCCTCCGAATGGCTCCTAAACGAATTGGAGTCTGTACAAGAAGCGTTCGGAGCCGTGCCAAGCTGGAAGATCCTAGATGACGAGCCGGAGCGATTCTCAGAGGCAAATTGGGAAGGCGCAGGCGCTCTCATTCTGTTCACGACAGCGCTCGACACCGGATCGCCACTGCGCCGCGGAGACGACGGCGATAGCGTTGCAGTCTTTCGCCTACCTGTAGATCAGCAGGCACGGCAAGATCTCCAGCACTGGAGAGCCGAGTACAGCGCGATAGACGACGTCTGGCTTGGATGCGGTGACCTGGAAATACCGAGCTACAAACAGTTGGTCCAGCCTACTAGCTCTCTGATCGATGCAGGCCGAACCCTCGCCCGCACGGTTGAAGGCGAGACAACGCTCCCGACCTACGTCTACCTCATGCGGTATTGGGGGCGGCGATCTGAGGAAGAAGGCCGACTGTGCCCGTCATGCGGACAGGAGTGGTTTGTGGGAGAGTCTGACGAGACCTGGCTCGGCTCGTTTGCCTTTCGATGCGATCTATGCAGGCTGATATCTGATCTACCTAGCACAACCGAAGACGAGCGCCACGCCCGTCTCGGCGAGTAA
- a CDS encoding sensor histidine kinase → MRRSISALLGLLFAWPALAQEAPAPSGSPWDAPALSMEEALTDADDNGIPDKLGTEMVVSGRVSAGTGLIRSDRTEIYFQSSSGGMRLILPPDAPQVLTGDSLSASGVLTFEAGMAQMIAPAFRVANVPGMEPEHVDLGELSEPLKAYEGRLVEIEGDVVQVETVENGQMLALLSGKTLVQVFAYERRSGEPIDLTRFEVGQKVRVRGIASQFDSQPPYSGGYVLHPRASGDIRTAGIPPSVLIWGIAGTLGLLALALVGMHFMRREVRRRATLLRESETRYAYLFDAAGDVVLVFEMDESSEVVEANKAAQMAFGLDEEGRKGPRSIGLLDIAADQDSTARHISSARRLGHALDVMELVTLTGPMPYEVSTRRLALPTGDLFVSVARDVAARRAYELGLLEAMQEAENAREEAEQAASLKSAILANMSHEIRTPLTAIIGFADVLAEEVPPELREHAETIQAGGARLLETLNSVLDLARLDSENHELNPEPLDAVAAVRQSAGLLAPLAHQKGLALHLEADTPSVHIRQSASGLDRIVTNLVGNAIKFTEKGEVRVSVHSADTYFAIRVRDTGVGIEDSFLEDLFEPFKQESQGHARSHEGTGLGLAITKRLAERMGGEIRVWSRKSQGSLFEVSIPRLAPGVNGNTIAQADPYAPEASGDGMPAAWPTQPV, encoded by the coding sequence ATGCGTCGTTCCATCAGCGCCTTGCTGGGGCTCTTGTTCGCGTGGCCTGCCCTCGCGCAAGAGGCCCCCGCCCCCTCCGGCTCCCCCTGGGACGCGCCCGCGCTGTCCATGGAGGAGGCCCTCACCGACGCGGACGACAACGGCATCCCGGACAAGCTGGGGACCGAGATGGTCGTGTCTGGCCGCGTGTCCGCAGGGACCGGCCTGATCCGCTCCGACCGGACGGAGATCTACTTCCAGAGCAGCAGCGGCGGTATGAGGCTCATCCTCCCACCCGACGCGCCACAGGTGCTCACCGGTGACAGCCTCTCGGCCTCTGGCGTGCTCACCTTCGAGGCCGGGATGGCGCAGATGATCGCCCCCGCGTTCCGCGTCGCCAACGTTCCGGGAATGGAGCCGGAGCACGTGGACCTCGGCGAACTCAGCGAGCCGCTCAAGGCCTACGAGGGGCGGCTCGTCGAGATCGAAGGCGACGTGGTGCAGGTCGAGACCGTCGAGAACGGCCAGATGCTGGCGCTCCTGAGCGGCAAGACGCTGGTGCAGGTCTTCGCCTACGAGCGCCGCTCCGGAGAGCCCATCGACCTGACCCGGTTTGAAGTCGGCCAGAAAGTCCGCGTGCGTGGCATCGCGTCCCAGTTCGACAGCCAGCCCCCGTACTCCGGCGGCTACGTCCTCCACCCGCGCGCCTCTGGCGACATCCGTACCGCCGGCATCCCGCCGTCCGTCCTGATCTGGGGCATCGCCGGCACGCTCGGGCTTCTGGCGCTCGCGCTCGTGGGCATGCACTTTATGCGCCGCGAAGTGCGCCGCCGCGCCACGCTCCTGCGCGAGTCCGAAACGCGCTACGCCTACCTCTTCGACGCCGCTGGCGACGTCGTTCTCGTGTTCGAGATGGACGAGAGCAGCGAGGTCGTCGAGGCCAACAAGGCCGCGCAGATGGCCTTCGGCCTGGACGAAGAGGGCCGCAAGGGGCCCCGCTCTATCGGCCTGCTGGACATCGCCGCCGACCAGGACTCCACCGCGCGTCACATCTCCAGCGCCCGCCGCCTGGGCCACGCCCTGGACGTGATGGAGCTCGTCACGCTGACGGGCCCGATGCCCTACGAAGTCAGCACGCGGCGCCTCGCGCTTCCCACCGGAGACCTCTTCGTCTCCGTTGCGCGCGACGTGGCCGCACGCCGCGCCTACGAGCTTGGCCTGCTGGAAGCGATGCAGGAGGCAGAGAACGCCCGCGAGGAGGCCGAACAGGCCGCGAGCCTCAAGAGCGCCATTCTGGCCAACATGAGCCACGAGATCCGGACGCCGCTGACCGCCATCATCGGCTTTGCCGACGTGCTGGCAGAGGAAGTGCCGCCCGAGCTCCGCGAGCACGCCGAAACGATCCAGGCCGGCGGCGCCCGCCTGCTCGAAACGCTGAACTCCGTGCTCGACCTCGCGCGGCTCGACTCGGAAAACCACGAGCTCAACCCCGAGCCGCTCGACGCCGTTGCGGCCGTGCGGCAGTCCGCGGGACTCCTGGCGCCTCTGGCGCACCAGAAGGGCCTCGCGCTCCACCTCGAAGCCGACACGCCGAGCGTGCACATCCGGCAGTCCGCCAGCGGCCTGGACCGGATCGTGACCAACCTCGTCGGAAACGCCATCAAGTTCACTGAAAAGGGAGAGGTCCGCGTCTCGGTCCACTCGGCCGACACGTACTTCGCCATCCGCGTGCGCGACACGGGCGTCGGCATCGAGGACTCGTTCCTCGAAGACCTCTTCGAGCCCTTTAAGCAGGAGTCGCAAGGCCACGCGCGGAGCCACGAGGGCACCGGCCTGGGCCTCGCCATCACCAAGCGGTTGGCCGAGCGCATGGGCGGGGAAATCCGCGTCTGGAGCCGCAAAAGCCAGGGCAGCCTTTTCGAGGTCTCGATCCCGCGTCTGGCCCCCGGCGTCAACGGCAACACGATCGCGCAGGCCGACCCGTACGCGCCAGAGGCCTCTGGCGACGGCATGCCCGCCGCCTGGCCCACACAACCGGTGTAA
- a CDS encoding sensor histidine kinase — protein sequence MRLAFCLALLLGAFLPTAAHAQTVVPQEALPGILVDADGDRAPDRIGETVRIAGRAVLDAGALGDPGTTALASGGRGIWIRSATAGSVKAGDSLHVEGTLGINHGIATLDRAAVEIVEASRAHPRINPVITGDLEAYESRLVRVEGNVTSVSTTANGGQAMMLTLTDNTLVTVFAYGSHPEGLDFDAYDVGDRLIVTGLAGQYDNAPPYNDAYQIYPRTVEDIARGDATSRMYQWLAAGAILLLLGAIAWATVLRKEVNNRVADLRRSESYHRALVRSASDAVFVYNLEGQGFEVNPAARAAFGLGPSDAIPSLLDVVDPDHRDRAQAHLDALRDKGSDRCDLALRARGTERDASGVARIYEFESHVLDVGSEQRVLSLARDVGARRAYEAELLQARREAEEMVRLKSAFLASMSHEIRTPLTAVIGFAEILHDEVGPEQKDLAEIIEQGGRRLLRTLNSVLDLARLDSGAEDLTPRPMDLVEHIRESVLLVRSLAEQKGLNLTFSSPVESLPAMADAGALDRIVTNLVGNAVKFTESGEIRVALDTSGEDAILTISDSGIGIDKAFLPDLFSEFRQESEGHGRSHEGTGLGLAITDRLVTMMNGTIQVESEKGVGTTFTICLPRVPADYASGDGAFTPEAARLMDGLRV from the coding sequence ATGCGTCTGGCCTTTTGCCTCGCGCTGCTCCTCGGTGCGTTCCTGCCTACGGCCGCGCACGCGCAGACGGTCGTCCCGCAAGAGGCGCTCCCGGGCATCCTCGTGGATGCGGACGGGGACCGCGCGCCGGACCGCATCGGCGAGACCGTGCGCATCGCGGGCCGCGCCGTGCTGGACGCCGGCGCGCTGGGCGACCCGGGCACGACCGCGCTCGCCTCTGGCGGCCGCGGCATCTGGATCCGCTCCGCTACCGCCGGCTCTGTCAAGGCCGGCGACAGCCTGCACGTGGAGGGCACCCTGGGCATCAACCACGGTATCGCCACGCTCGACCGTGCGGCGGTAGAGATCGTGGAGGCCTCACGGGCGCACCCGCGGATCAACCCCGTGATCACCGGCGACCTCGAAGCGTACGAGAGCCGCCTTGTCCGCGTGGAAGGCAACGTCACGAGCGTCAGCACGACGGCCAACGGCGGGCAGGCGATGATGCTCACGCTGACGGACAACACCCTGGTCACGGTGTTCGCCTACGGCAGCCACCCGGAAGGCCTGGACTTCGACGCGTACGACGTCGGGGACCGGCTGATCGTGACGGGCTTGGCGGGGCAGTACGACAACGCGCCACCCTACAACGACGCGTACCAGATCTACCCTCGCACGGTGGAGGACATCGCCAGAGGCGACGCGACCTCGCGGATGTACCAGTGGCTGGCCGCTGGCGCCATCCTGCTCCTCCTCGGCGCGATCGCCTGGGCGACCGTTCTACGCAAGGAGGTCAACAACCGCGTGGCCGACCTGCGCCGCTCGGAGTCCTACCACCGCGCCCTCGTGCGGAGCGCCTCCGACGCCGTGTTCGTGTACAACCTCGAAGGCCAGGGCTTCGAGGTGAACCCGGCCGCGCGCGCCGCCTTCGGGCTCGGCCCGTCGGACGCCATCCCCTCGCTTCTGGACGTGGTGGACCCGGACCACCGCGACCGCGCCCAAGCGCACTTGGACGCGCTTCGAGATAAGGGCTCGGACCGCTGCGACCTCGCGCTCCGCGCCAGAGGCACAGAACGCGACGCCTCTGGCGTGGCACGGATCTACGAGTTCGAGTCACACGTGCTGGACGTCGGCTCCGAGCAGCGCGTGCTCTCGCTCGCGCGGGACGTGGGGGCCCGCCGCGCCTACGAGGCCGAGTTGCTGCAGGCTCGCCGCGAGGCGGAGGAGATGGTGCGCCTCAAGAGCGCGTTCCTCGCCAGCATGAGCCACGAGATCCGCACGCCGCTGACGGCCGTGATCGGCTTCGCCGAAATCCTGCATGACGAGGTGGGCCCCGAGCAAAAGGATCTCGCCGAGATCATCGAGCAAGGCGGCCGCCGGTTGCTTCGCACGCTGAACTCCGTCCTGGACCTCGCGCGGTTGGATTCCGGCGCCGAGGACCTCACGCCTCGGCCGATGGACCTCGTGGAGCACATCCGAGAGTCCGTGCTCCTCGTTCGCTCCCTCGCCGAGCAGAAAGGGCTGAACCTGACATTCTCCAGCCCCGTCGAGAGCCTCCCCGCGATGGCCGACGCAGGCGCGCTGGATCGCATCGTGACCAACCTTGTGGGGAACGCGGTCAAGTTCACCGAGAGCGGCGAGATCCGCGTGGCGCTGGACACCTCTGGCGAGGACGCCATCCTCACCATCTCGGACTCCGGGATCGGCATCGACAAGGCGTTCCTTCCGGACCTCTTCAGCGAGTTCCGCCAGGAGTCCGAAGGCCACGGCCGCAGCCACGAGGGCACCGGCCTCGGCCTCGCCATCACCGACCGCCTCGTGACGATGATGAACGGCACGATCCAGGTCGAGAGTGAGAAGGGCGTCGGCACGACGTTCACGATCTGCCTCCCGCGCGTCCCCGCGGATTACGCCTCTGGCGACGGCGCGTTCACGCCAGAGGCGGCCCGTCTCATGGACGGCCTCCGGGTCTGA
- the purL gene encoding phosphoribosylformylglycinamidine synthase subunit PurL — MPTPDAVPQPRPEDPEITPEVVKDHGLTPEEYQMVLDYLGRTPTLTELGIYSVMWSEHCSYKNSIALLKTLPRDGEKLLAAAGDENAGLVDIGDGWAVAFKIESHNHPSAVEPYQGAATGVGGIQRDIFTMGARPIASLNSLRFGSLDNPRVRFLVDGVVRGIGGYGNSFGVPTVGGEVVFDPAYEGNPLVNAMSIGMVKVGETVSATASGVGNPVYIVGSATGRDGIHGATFASEEISEESEAKRPSVQVGDPFTEKLLLEATLDAIKTGAVVGMQDMGAAGITCSSCEMSEKGGVGMTIQLDKTPQRETGMTPYEILLSESQERMLVVVEKGREHEIEAVFDKWDLHAVQIGVITEGDRVRIFWHDDLVADVPAPSLVLGGGAPVYHRERTRPAYLDTTQAFDPATIDDLTPPDRGPGQAPASGDALKALMGSPTIASKRWVFEQYDTHVRTNTVAGPGPTDAAVIRLKGTTGARGGERGLAAKTDCNGRYVYLNPRRGGQIAVAEAARNVVCAGGEPLAVTNCLNFGNPYKPEVYWQFSEAVGGMGDACRAFETPVTGGNVSFYNENPDGAIYPTPTIGMVGLVEDVEADTTTAAFPSGAVLLLVSPASWAHTGGIEASEYLMHLHGLASGDAPHLDLEEEKTVHAATLAAIRAGHVLAAHDVSDGGLAVCLAEGCIHGETGASVETPEASGARLDAVLFGEAQSRIVLAVAPEAVDAVTALATQHGAQATRLGTTGGDRLVIASGGATVVDEAVSDLAHPYTNAIPDAMGEPVVA, encoded by the coding sequence ATGCCCACGCCCGACGCCGTCCCGCAGCCCCGCCCCGAGGACCCCGAGATCACGCCAGAGGTCGTAAAGGATCACGGCCTGACGCCAGAGGAGTACCAGATGGTGCTCGACTACCTCGGCCGCACGCCGACGCTGACCGAGCTCGGCATCTACTCGGTCATGTGGAGCGAGCACTGCTCGTACAAGAACTCCATCGCGCTGCTCAAGACGCTCCCGCGCGACGGCGAAAAGCTCCTCGCGGCCGCTGGCGACGAGAACGCCGGACTGGTCGACATCGGCGATGGCTGGGCGGTGGCGTTCAAGATCGAGAGCCACAACCACCCGAGCGCCGTCGAGCCCTACCAGGGCGCCGCGACCGGCGTGGGCGGCATCCAGCGCGACATCTTTACAATGGGTGCCCGGCCGATCGCAAGCCTCAACAGCCTGCGCTTCGGCAGCCTGGACAACCCCCGCGTCCGCTTCTTGGTGGACGGCGTCGTGCGCGGGATCGGCGGCTACGGCAACTCCTTCGGCGTGCCGACCGTCGGCGGCGAGGTCGTCTTCGACCCGGCCTACGAGGGCAACCCGCTCGTCAACGCGATGAGCATCGGCATGGTGAAGGTGGGGGAGACGGTCAGCGCGACGGCCTCTGGCGTCGGCAACCCGGTCTACATCGTGGGCTCGGCGACGGGCCGCGACGGCATCCACGGCGCGACGTTCGCGAGCGAGGAGATCAGCGAAGAGAGCGAGGCCAAGCGCCCGAGCGTGCAGGTCGGTGACCCGTTCACCGAGAAGCTCCTGCTGGAGGCCACGCTGGACGCCATCAAGACCGGTGCGGTCGTGGGCATGCAGGACATGGGTGCGGCGGGCATCACGTGCTCCTCGTGCGAGATGAGCGAGAAGGGCGGCGTCGGCATGACGATCCAACTCGACAAGACCCCGCAGCGCGAGACGGGCATGACGCCCTACGAGATCTTGCTGAGCGAGAGCCAGGAGCGGATGCTCGTCGTGGTGGAAAAGGGCCGCGAGCACGAGATCGAAGCCGTCTTCGACAAGTGGGACCTGCACGCCGTCCAGATCGGCGTCATCACCGAGGGCGACCGCGTCCGCATTTTCTGGCACGACGACCTCGTGGCCGACGTGCCCGCGCCCAGCCTCGTCCTCGGCGGCGGCGCGCCCGTCTACCATCGCGAGCGCACGCGCCCAGCCTACCTCGACACGACCCAGGCCTTCGACCCCGCCACTATTGACGACCTGACGCCCCCGGATCGGGGTCCGGGGCAGGCGCCGGCCTCTGGCGACGCGCTCAAGGCGCTCATGGGCAGCCCGACGATCGCGAGCAAGCGCTGGGTGTTTGAGCAGTACGACACCCACGTCCGCACCAACACCGTCGCGGGCCCTGGTCCGACCGACGCGGCCGTGATCCGCCTCAAGGGCACGACCGGCGCCAGAGGCGGCGAGCGCGGCCTCGCGGCCAAGACCGACTGCAACGGCCGCTACGTGTACCTCAACCCGCGCCGGGGCGGACAGATCGCCGTCGCCGAGGCCGCGCGCAACGTCGTCTGCGCGGGCGGCGAGCCTCTGGCGGTGACCAACTGCCTCAACTTCGGCAACCCGTACAAGCCCGAGGTCTACTGGCAGTTCTCCGAAGCCGTCGGCGGCATGGGCGACGCGTGCCGCGCGTTCGAGACGCCCGTGACGGGCGGCAACGTGAGCTTCTACAACGAGAACCCGGACGGCGCGATCTACCCCACGCCCACCATCGGTATGGTCGGGCTCGTGGAAGACGTGGAGGCCGACACCACGACCGCCGCGTTCCCCTCTGGCGCCGTGCTGCTCCTCGTCTCGCCCGCTTCCTGGGCGCACACCGGCGGCATCGAGGCCAGCGAGTACCTCATGCACCTCCACGGCCTCGCCTCTGGCGACGCGCCGCACCTCGATCTGGAGGAAGAGAAGACGGTCCACGCTGCGACGCTCGCCGCGATCCGCGCCGGACACGTCCTGGCGGCGCACGACGTGAGCGACGGCGGCCTCGCAGTCTGCCTCGCCGAGGGCTGCATCCACGGCGAGACCGGCGCATCCGTTGAGACGCCAGAGGCCTCTGGCGCCCGCCTAGACGCCGTCCTCTTCGGCGAGGCGCAGAGCCGCATCGTGCTCGCGGTCGCGCCAGAGGCCGTCGACGCGGTCACCGCGCTCGCGACCCAGCACGGCGCGCAAGCCACGCGGTTGGGCACCACGGGCGGCGACCGTCTCGTGATCGCCTCTGGCGGCGCAACCGTTGTGGACGAGGCGGTCTCCGACCTCGCGCACCCGTACACGAACGCGATCCCGGACGCGATGGGCGAGCCGGTCGTGGCGTAG